A genomic segment from Panulirus ornatus isolate Po-2019 chromosome 20, ASM3632096v1, whole genome shotgun sequence encodes:
- the LOC139756109 gene encoding uncharacterized protein, which yields MDVHCGPRVSASGAGGVQQGEATEKLTASYSVGCGRRLADLHGKLEQTGSSISVECRRSAASREAYLASLLTEWELAIQEERPASRLAQDYSRTGDDRQDRVAGPTLRDGGHSNDAPSRRRHWRDDAPPPPAGVWHGGSCCSAVYGGTKATTSSEACVVQPTTRLPEGLRSASLYDAPRYNAPAVPSCRGLLTATCRNSSSAGVDKLARTRGEASHRRAVTTYPTKAPPEWHRRDTPQWKHCCSTPEPREELQVDFLFDLSLLVDWQDAIPLVAIDVVSGVHIVIPVALARCNPIPWDVLLGEDKSSNPLEPCGRQSRVVHCRLTRLSSPPPIRCSEVVEKRVRPPLLQAADGQSQAKCCRFSSAIADYGGRPARSSSSSTSSSCERLGQRAIGQAQETHTLDTSSSSGTYGLSSSSTSRTVGVGSRSLSSSDEGTITASSGTERERLSASSLAAYPAVDRRRRTAFWVQETNLLNEERGRGPVTCVVCRRALRDVEEVVRHHQRRHRGLAKCPLCPARLHPSATSVHLRRHYLARVTTSSRVLCRSRRGKRDGGCDPSHRQWCTADGAAVVGKNVRVPSPTV from the exons ATGGACGTCCACTGTGGACCCAGAGTATCTGCGAGTGGTGCGGGAGGCGTACAGCAGGGCGAGGCAACAGAGAAACTCACCGCTTCATACAGCGTGGGTTGTGGTCGTCGTCTCGCAGACCTACACGGAAAGCTGGAGCAAACTGGCTCGTCTATCAGTGTTGAGTGTAGACGCTCTGCTGCCTCCAGGGAAGCGTATCTAGCCAGCTTGCTGACCGAGTGGGAGCTGGCCATACAGGAGGAGAGACCCGCCAGCAGACTCGCTCAAGATTATAGTCGAACTGGTGACGATCGACAGGACAGGGTCGCCGGTCCGACTCTACGTGACGGAGGACATTCCAACGATGCTCCATCGCGGAGGAGACACTGGAGGgatgatgctcctcctcctccggcagggGTGTGGCACGGTGGGAGCTGCTGCAGTgcggtgtacggagggacgaagGCCACGACGTCTTCAGAGGCGTGTGTCGTGCAGCCGACGACGCGTTTACCCGAAGGCCTCAGGTCCGCCAGCCTGTACGATGCCCCCCGGTACAATGCACCTGCTGTACCGTCTTGCCGTGGACTCCTCACAGCTACCTGCAGAAATAGTTCCTCCGCGGGGGTTGACAAGCTGGCCCGCACGAGAGGCGAGGCAAGCCACAGGAGGGCTGTAACCACATACCCCACGAAAGCACCTCCGGAATGGCATAGACGAGACACTCCTCAGTGGAAGCATTGTTGTTCGACTCCCGAACCTCGGGAAGAACTGCAGGTCGACTTCCTGTTCGACCTGTCGCTGCTGGTCGATTGGCAGGACGCCATACCCCTGGTTGCTATCGATGTCGTGTCTGGAGTCCATATCGTCATCCCCGTGGCGCTGGCTCGTTGCAACCCCATCCCGTGGGACGTCCTCCTGGGCGAGGACAAGAGTTCGAATCCACTAGAACCCTGCGGTCGCCAGAGTCGTGTCGTCCACTGCAGGTTAACCAGACTGTCGTCTCCACCTCCCATAAGGTGTTCAGAA GTGGTCGAGAAGAGAGTTCGCCCTCCCCTTCTGCAGGCTGCGGATGGACAGAGCCAGGCCAAGTGTTGCAGGTTCTCTAGCGCCATCGCCGACTACGGCGGGAGACCCGcccgaagcagcagcagcagtaccagcagcagctgcgAGCGCCTCGGGCAACGCGCCATCGGCCAAGCGCAGGAGACCCACACCCTGGACACCTCAAGCTCTTCCGGGACCTATGGACTCTCCAGTAGTAGCACATCCCGCACCGTGGGCGTCGGCAGCAGAAGCCTCTCCTCTTCAGACGAGGGAACCATCACCGCATCAtcggggacggagagagagagactgagtgcgtcGTCCCTAGCGGCCTACCCTGCCGTCGACAGACGACGACGAACGGCCTTCTGGGTGCAGGAAACGAACCTTCTGAACGAGGAGAGGGGCAGGGGGCCGGTGACGTGTGTCGTGTGCCGCCGCGCGCTGCGggatgtggaggaggtggtgcgaCACCACCAGCGCCGCCACCGAGGGCTAGCCAAGTGTCCCTTGTGCCCAGCTCGGCTCCATCCCTCCGCCACGTCCGTCCACCTGAGGCGCCACTACCTGGCGAGGGTGACGACCTCCTCACGTGTGTTGTGTAGGTCGAGACGCGGGAAGCGAGATGGAGGATGTGATCCGTCTCACCGTCAGTGGTGTACTGCAGATGGTGCCGCTGTAGTCGGGAAGAACGTGCGAGTCCCTTCTCCAACTGTGTAA